One genomic segment of Aliarcobacter cibarius includes these proteins:
- the argB gene encoding acetylglutamate kinase — MAQINPKVQTLIDAIPYFKKFYGKIIVIKYGGSAQTSDDLKEKFAQDIVLLTLLGIKPVVVHGGGARITELLNKLEIPSSFVDGYRVTCKESMRVVEMVLSGEINKNIASLLNFHGAKAIGISGKDSSIIKAVPKDGGKFGYTGDITEVNGELINNLIKEGFIPVIAPIANGDEPNHPGYNINADVAACEIAMALKAQKVIFLTDTIGVLNKNGELIQTLDKSNVEMFKKDGTIAGGMIPKVDSCIEAIHNGVNKAHIIDGRVEHSILLELFTSDGIGTQFIRADNPNNGIDIQKLLNN; from the coding sequence ATGGCACAAATAAACCCAAAAGTTCAAACTCTAATTGATGCTATTCCATATTTCAAAAAATTTTATGGAAAGATTATCGTTATTAAATATGGTGGTTCAGCTCAAACAAGTGATGATTTAAAAGAAAAATTTGCTCAAGATATAGTTTTACTAACTCTTCTTGGAATAAAACCAGTGGTTGTTCACGGCGGTGGAGCTAGAATTACAGAACTTTTAAACAAACTTGAAATCCCATCATCTTTTGTTGATGGATATAGAGTTACTTGTAAAGAGAGTATGAGAGTTGTTGAAATGGTTTTAAGTGGAGAAATAAATAAAAATATAGCTTCATTACTAAACTTTCATGGAGCAAAGGCAATAGGAATATCTGGTAAAGATAGTAGTATCATAAAAGCTGTTCCAAAAGATGGTGGAAAGTTTGGATACACTGGAGATATTACAGAAGTAAATGGTGAACTAATAAATAATCTAATTAAAGAAGGTTTTATTCCTGTAATTGCACCTATAGCAAACGGAGATGAGCCTAACCACCCTGGGTATAATATAAACGCTGATGTTGCAGCTTGTGAAATTGCAATGGCGTTAAAAGCACAAAAAGTTATATTCCTAACTGACACAATTGGTGTACTAAACAAAAATGGAGAATTAATTCAAACTTTAGATAAATCAAATGTTGAGATGTTCAAAAAAGATGGAACAATTGCTGGAGGAATGATTCCAAAAGTTGATTCATGTATCGAAGCTATTCATAATGGCGTAAATAAAGCTCATATTATAGATGGAAGAGTTGAACATTCTATTTTATTAGAATTATTCACAAGTGATGGTATTGGTACTCAGTTTATAAGAGCTGATAATCCAAACAATGGTATTGATATTCAAAAATTATTAAACAACTAA